In Vespa velutina chromosome 1, iVesVel2.1, whole genome shotgun sequence, the following proteins share a genomic window:
- the LOC124956173 gene encoding uncharacterized protein LOC124956173 isoform X3, with protein sequence MAQHRQPQQNEFLPLCDVLFNIISLASYFCDIVFDFAMVYALAHHSVGQPTVFPLSITFITTSLLACQIVSIRWYLWGARGKLIDNDDTNRDCNVNPCKKTGNWTLGCVLLLHTTQAGVLWRYFKLFIPVDLAYVKHEVRELCVLRLIHAFCEAAPMLLLQLYLLSIGINDNLGIENEKIKSGEVKDSEKLTKLTAVSAGLSLWSVCWAVASFSKGAARLRNLERLVLTWLGVLAQLFWRLGTVSARVGALVVYASLYGGQWLLIVMALHWLSMLTWLLLTPDGLFHVGERLPLMRKSILASMLAFVYIFAYVNLHETNHRQKMVIFYTVMLLENSLLTGVWAVGINRSDLHLHQPNPVNLVLTLVALFFCGMFFMALYYRFFHIRRLTYEVGGRMTTSNLAIMSNQDNSEERNIDYVKEKKIDKDVATRKVKLNNSGIPGVFNCRFANAAVVNPNRKKKKPTTFVPPPPPQDQSTSTVTPITAGEDSKQWINGNNGHQQIIPFWKKAASFSNVLQSDDSNIQKNITEAETSTSSSVNLIREKLRQKKQQQLRELKAIQEEIKEGKLFPPLSASPSTFSSSPSVLNQQPPPSKKLHTSPNTILFTSPSLVSDGDEGVTLTSWPPVKMHCLLPPPPVSPYHSNSHSSSLWKVSQREKTNVPEILLAPRCLPIHCAHWTPPGHLSHSRNGKGESSKDESEEGEISDMEGSQVSLPRSYTLPREFKYYHSTNMLRDKDRCGGTNKVQPSRFYLPSTYSSDGDVDSADNEEETDSELQVVMKEGHNCSSDRTQQRKYALKNNEGTDLSSNNCDASTDIAISNNSHHNNLYGFRVI encoded by the exons ATGGCCCAGCATAGGCAACCACAACAAAACGAATTTTTACCATTATGTGATGTTctgtttaatataatttcccTTGCATCATATTTTTGTGACATTGTTTTCGATTTTGCAATGGTTTATGCACTTGCTCATCATTCGGTAGGACAACCTACTGTTTTTCCCTTAAGCATTACTTTTATAACGACGTCTTTGCTTGCCTGCCAG atAGTTAGCATACGTTGGTATTTATGGGGTGCAAGAGGTAAATTAATAGACAATGATGATACAAACAGGGATTGTAATGTAAACCCGTGTAAAAAGACTGGTAATTGGACTTTGGGTTGTGTATTATTACTTCATACAACACAAGCTGGAGTACTCTGGAGATATTTTAAGTTGTTTATTCCAGTTGATTTAGCTTATGTTAAACATGAG GTGCGAGAGTTGTGTGTATTACGTCTTATACATGCATTCTGCGAAGCTGCACCCATGTTACTATTacaactatatttattatctattggaattaatgacaatttaggtatagaaaatgaaaaaataaaaagtggtGAAGTGAAGGACAGTGAAAAGTTAACAAAATTAACAGCAGTGTCAGCTGGACTATCCTTATGGAGTGTTTGTTGGGCAGTAGCTAGTTTTAGTAAAGGTGCAGCACGTCTTCGTAATCTAGAACGTTTGGTACTTACATGGTTAGGTGTATTAGCTCAATTATTTTGGCGTCTTGGAACTGTAAGTGCACGAGTTGGAGCATTAGTTGTATATGCATCGCTTTATGGTGGACAGTGGCTATTAATTGTGATGGCACTTCATTGGCTTTCTATGTTAACGTGGTTATTACTCACACCTGATGGACTCTTCCATGTAGGTGAGCGTCTTCCACTTATGAGAAAAAGTATTTTGGCCTCTATGTTGgcatttgtttatatatttgcatatgtAAATCTACATGAGACCAATCATCGCCAAAAAATG gtaatattttataccgTAATGTTATTGGAAAATAGTTTACTTACTGGAGTATGGGCTGTAGGTATAAATAGAAGtgatcttcatcttcatcaaCCAAATCCAGTAAACTTAGTACTTACACTTGtagcattatttttttgtgGTATGTTCTTTATGGCATTGTATTATAG ATTCTTTCATATAAGAAGATTAACATATGAAGTTGGTGGTAGAATGACTACTTCAAATCTTGCAATTATGTCTAACCAG GACAATTCAGAAGAAAGGAATATAGATtatgtaaaggaaaaaaaaattgataaagatgTAGCaacaagaaaagtaaaattaaataatagtgGTATACCTGGTGTATTTAATTGTCGTTTTGCTAATGCAGCAGTAGTAAATCCaaatcgtaaaaagaaaaagcctaCTACATTTGTACCTCCACCACCTCCGCAAGATCAATCTACATCTACTGTAACTCCTATTACCGCAGGTGAAGATAGTAAACAGTGGATTAATGGAAACAATGGACACCAACAGATAATACCGTTTTGGAAAAAAGCTGCATCGTTTTCCAATGTGTTGCAg AGTGATGAttcaaatatacaaaaaaatataaccgAAGCAGAGACAAGTACTTCTTCGAGCGTAAATTTAATACGAGAGAAATTAAGGCAAAAAAAACAGCAACAACTTCGCGAGCTTAAAGCTATacaagaagagataaaagaaggaaaattatttcctCCTCTATCAGCATCTCCATCTACGTTTTCATCTTCTCCATCAGTATTAAATCAACAACCACCACCAAGCAAGAAGTTGCATACTTCTCCAAAcactatattatttacatcacCCTCATTAGTGTCTGATGGAGATGAAGGTGTCACATTAACATCGTGGCCACCAGTTAAAATGCATTGTttattaccaccaccaccagtaTCACCGTACCATTCTAATTCCCATTCCTCGAGTTTATGGAAAGTAtcgcaaagagagaaaacaaatgtCCCAGAAATTTTATTAGCACCTAGATGTCTTCCCATACATTGTGCTCATTGGACACCTCCTGGTCATCTTAGTCATAG ccggaatggaaaaggagaaagttcCAAAGATGAAAGTGAAGAAGGTGAAATCAGCGATATGGAAGGTAGTCAAGTATCATTGCCTAGAAGTTATACACTTCCTcgagaatttaaatattatcactcTACTAATATGCTTAGAGATAAAGATCGATGCGGTGGTACTAATAAAGTACAACCATCTAGATTTTATTTACCTTCTACTTACAGTTCTGATG GAGATGTAGATAGTGCAGATAATGAGGAGGAAACAGATTCTGAATTACAAGTTGTTATGAAGGAAGGTCACAATTGTAGTTCCGACAGAACTCAGCAACGAAAATATGcactaaaaaataatgaaggaaCAGATTTATCTAGTAATAATTGTGATGCTTCTACTGATATTGcaatatctaataattctcatcataataatttatatg GATTCAGAGTCATCTGA
- the LOC124956173 gene encoding uncharacterized protein LOC124956173 isoform X2, whose product MAQHRQPQQNEFLPLCDVLFNIISLASYFCDIVFDFAMVYALAHHSVGQPTVFPLSITFITTSLLACQIVSIRWYLWGARGKLIDNDDTNRDCNVNPCKKTGNWTLGCVLLLHTTQAGVLWRYFKLFIPVDLAYVKHEVRELCVLRLIHAFCEAAPMLLLQLYLLSIGINDNLGIENEKIKSGEVKDSEKLTKLTAVSAGLSLWSVCWAVASFSKGAARLRNLERLVLTWLGVLAQLFWRLGTVSARVGALVVYASLYGGQWLLIVMALHWLSMLTWLLLTPDGLFHVGERLPLMRKSILASMLAFVYIFAYVNLHETNHRQKMVIFYTVMLLENSLLTGVWAVGINRSDLHLHQPNPVNLVLTLVALFFCGMFFMALYYRFFHIRRLTYEVGGRMTTSNLAIMSNQDNSEERNIDYVKEKKIDKDVATRKVKLNNSGIPGVFNCRFANAAVVNPNRKKKKPTTFVPPPPPQDQSTSTVTPITAGEDSKQWINGNNGHQQIIPFWKKAASFSNVLQSDDSNIQKNITEAETSTSSSVNLIREKLRQKKQQQLRELKAIQEEIKEGKLFPPLSASPSTFSSSPSVLNQQPPPSKKLHTSPNTILFTSPSLVSDGDEGVTLTSWPPVKMHCLLPPPPVSPYHSNSHSSSLWKVSQREKTNVPEILLAPRCLPIHCAHWTPPGHLSHSRNGKGESSKDESEEGEISDMEGSQVSLPRSYTLPREFKYYHSTNMLRDKDRCGGTNKVQPSRFYLPSTYSSDGDVDSADNEEETDSELQVVMKEGHNCSSDRTQQRKYALKNNEGTDLSSNNCDASTDIAISNNSHHNNLYVVFYQKK is encoded by the exons ATGGCCCAGCATAGGCAACCACAACAAAACGAATTTTTACCATTATGTGATGTTctgtttaatataatttcccTTGCATCATATTTTTGTGACATTGTTTTCGATTTTGCAATGGTTTATGCACTTGCTCATCATTCGGTAGGACAACCTACTGTTTTTCCCTTAAGCATTACTTTTATAACGACGTCTTTGCTTGCCTGCCAG atAGTTAGCATACGTTGGTATTTATGGGGTGCAAGAGGTAAATTAATAGACAATGATGATACAAACAGGGATTGTAATGTAAACCCGTGTAAAAAGACTGGTAATTGGACTTTGGGTTGTGTATTATTACTTCATACAACACAAGCTGGAGTACTCTGGAGATATTTTAAGTTGTTTATTCCAGTTGATTTAGCTTATGTTAAACATGAG GTGCGAGAGTTGTGTGTATTACGTCTTATACATGCATTCTGCGAAGCTGCACCCATGTTACTATTacaactatatttattatctattggaattaatgacaatttaggtatagaaaatgaaaaaataaaaagtggtGAAGTGAAGGACAGTGAAAAGTTAACAAAATTAACAGCAGTGTCAGCTGGACTATCCTTATGGAGTGTTTGTTGGGCAGTAGCTAGTTTTAGTAAAGGTGCAGCACGTCTTCGTAATCTAGAACGTTTGGTACTTACATGGTTAGGTGTATTAGCTCAATTATTTTGGCGTCTTGGAACTGTAAGTGCACGAGTTGGAGCATTAGTTGTATATGCATCGCTTTATGGTGGACAGTGGCTATTAATTGTGATGGCACTTCATTGGCTTTCTATGTTAACGTGGTTATTACTCACACCTGATGGACTCTTCCATGTAGGTGAGCGTCTTCCACTTATGAGAAAAAGTATTTTGGCCTCTATGTTGgcatttgtttatatatttgcatatgtAAATCTACATGAGACCAATCATCGCCAAAAAATG gtaatattttataccgTAATGTTATTGGAAAATAGTTTACTTACTGGAGTATGGGCTGTAGGTATAAATAGAAGtgatcttcatcttcatcaaCCAAATCCAGTAAACTTAGTACTTACACTTGtagcattatttttttgtgGTATGTTCTTTATGGCATTGTATTATAG ATTCTTTCATATAAGAAGATTAACATATGAAGTTGGTGGTAGAATGACTACTTCAAATCTTGCAATTATGTCTAACCAG GACAATTCAGAAGAAAGGAATATAGATtatgtaaaggaaaaaaaaattgataaagatgTAGCaacaagaaaagtaaaattaaataatagtgGTATACCTGGTGTATTTAATTGTCGTTTTGCTAATGCAGCAGTAGTAAATCCaaatcgtaaaaagaaaaagcctaCTACATTTGTACCTCCACCACCTCCGCAAGATCAATCTACATCTACTGTAACTCCTATTACCGCAGGTGAAGATAGTAAACAGTGGATTAATGGAAACAATGGACACCAACAGATAATACCGTTTTGGAAAAAAGCTGCATCGTTTTCCAATGTGTTGCAg AGTGATGAttcaaatatacaaaaaaatataaccgAAGCAGAGACAAGTACTTCTTCGAGCGTAAATTTAATACGAGAGAAATTAAGGCAAAAAAAACAGCAACAACTTCGCGAGCTTAAAGCTATacaagaagagataaaagaaggaaaattatttcctCCTCTATCAGCATCTCCATCTACGTTTTCATCTTCTCCATCAGTATTAAATCAACAACCACCACCAAGCAAGAAGTTGCATACTTCTCCAAAcactatattatttacatcacCCTCATTAGTGTCTGATGGAGATGAAGGTGTCACATTAACATCGTGGCCACCAGTTAAAATGCATTGTttattaccaccaccaccagtaTCACCGTACCATTCTAATTCCCATTCCTCGAGTTTATGGAAAGTAtcgcaaagagagaaaacaaatgtCCCAGAAATTTTATTAGCACCTAGATGTCTTCCCATACATTGTGCTCATTGGACACCTCCTGGTCATCTTAGTCATAG ccggaatggaaaaggagaaagttcCAAAGATGAAAGTGAAGAAGGTGAAATCAGCGATATGGAAGGTAGTCAAGTATCATTGCCTAGAAGTTATACACTTCCTcgagaatttaaatattatcactcTACTAATATGCTTAGAGATAAAGATCGATGCGGTGGTACTAATAAAGTACAACCATCTAGATTTTATTTACCTTCTACTTACAGTTCTGATG GAGATGTAGATAGTGCAGATAATGAGGAGGAAACAGATTCTGAATTACAAGTTGTTATGAAGGAAGGTCACAATTGTAGTTCCGACAGAACTCAGCAACGAAAATATGcactaaaaaataatgaaggaaCAGATTTATCTAGTAATAATTGTGATGCTTCTACTGATATTGcaatatctaataattctcatcataataatttatatg TTGTATTCTatcagaagaaataa
- the LOC124956173 gene encoding uncharacterized protein LOC124956173 isoform X4: MLLLQLYLLSIGINDNLGIENEKIKSGEVKDSEKLTKLTAVSAGLSLWSVCWAVASFSKGAARLRNLERLVLTWLGVLAQLFWRLGTVSARVGALVVYASLYGGQWLLIVMALHWLSMLTWLLLTPDGLFHVGERLPLMRKSILASMLAFVYIFAYVNLHETNHRQKMVIFYTVMLLENSLLTGVWAVGINRSDLHLHQPNPVNLVLTLVALFFCGMFFMALYYRFFHIRRLTYEVGGRMTTSNLAIMSNQDNSEERNIDYVKEKKIDKDVATRKVKLNNSGIPGVFNCRFANAAVVNPNRKKKKPTTFVPPPPPQDQSTSTVTPITAGEDSKQWINGNNGHQQIIPFWKKAASFSNVLQSDDSNIQKNITEAETSTSSSVNLIREKLRQKKQQQLRELKAIQEEIKEGKLFPPLSASPSTFSSSPSVLNQQPPPSKKLHTSPNTILFTSPSLVSDGDEGVTLTSWPPVKMHCLLPPPPVSPYHSNSHSSSLWKVSQREKTNVPEILLAPRCLPIHCAHWTPPGHLSHSRNGKGESSKDESEEGEISDMEGSQVSLPRSYTLPREFKYYHSTNMLRDKDRCGGTNKVQPSRFYLPSTYSSDGDVDSADNEEETDSELQVVMKEGHNCSSDRTQQRKYALKNNEGTDLSSNNCDASTDIAISNNSHHNNLYGILRPNQLFKVRVKHETKL, translated from the exons ATGTTACTATTacaactatatttattatctattggaattaatgacaatttaggtatagaaaatgaaaaaataaaaagtggtGAAGTGAAGGACAGTGAAAAGTTAACAAAATTAACAGCAGTGTCAGCTGGACTATCCTTATGGAGTGTTTGTTGGGCAGTAGCTAGTTTTAGTAAAGGTGCAGCACGTCTTCGTAATCTAGAACGTTTGGTACTTACATGGTTAGGTGTATTAGCTCAATTATTTTGGCGTCTTGGAACTGTAAGTGCACGAGTTGGAGCATTAGTTGTATATGCATCGCTTTATGGTGGACAGTGGCTATTAATTGTGATGGCACTTCATTGGCTTTCTATGTTAACGTGGTTATTACTCACACCTGATGGACTCTTCCATGTAGGTGAGCGTCTTCCACTTATGAGAAAAAGTATTTTGGCCTCTATGTTGgcatttgtttatatatttgcatatgtAAATCTACATGAGACCAATCATCGCCAAAAAATG gtaatattttataccgTAATGTTATTGGAAAATAGTTTACTTACTGGAGTATGGGCTGTAGGTATAAATAGAAGtgatcttcatcttcatcaaCCAAATCCAGTAAACTTAGTACTTACACTTGtagcattatttttttgtgGTATGTTCTTTATGGCATTGTATTATAG ATTCTTTCATATAAGAAGATTAACATATGAAGTTGGTGGTAGAATGACTACTTCAAATCTTGCAATTATGTCTAACCAG GACAATTCAGAAGAAAGGAATATAGATtatgtaaaggaaaaaaaaattgataaagatgTAGCaacaagaaaagtaaaattaaataatagtgGTATACCTGGTGTATTTAATTGTCGTTTTGCTAATGCAGCAGTAGTAAATCCaaatcgtaaaaagaaaaagcctaCTACATTTGTACCTCCACCACCTCCGCAAGATCAATCTACATCTACTGTAACTCCTATTACCGCAGGTGAAGATAGTAAACAGTGGATTAATGGAAACAATGGACACCAACAGATAATACCGTTTTGGAAAAAAGCTGCATCGTTTTCCAATGTGTTGCAg AGTGATGAttcaaatatacaaaaaaatataaccgAAGCAGAGACAAGTACTTCTTCGAGCGTAAATTTAATACGAGAGAAATTAAGGCAAAAAAAACAGCAACAACTTCGCGAGCTTAAAGCTATacaagaagagataaaagaaggaaaattatttcctCCTCTATCAGCATCTCCATCTACGTTTTCATCTTCTCCATCAGTATTAAATCAACAACCACCACCAAGCAAGAAGTTGCATACTTCTCCAAAcactatattatttacatcacCCTCATTAGTGTCTGATGGAGATGAAGGTGTCACATTAACATCGTGGCCACCAGTTAAAATGCATTGTttattaccaccaccaccagtaTCACCGTACCATTCTAATTCCCATTCCTCGAGTTTATGGAAAGTAtcgcaaagagagaaaacaaatgtCCCAGAAATTTTATTAGCACCTAGATGTCTTCCCATACATTGTGCTCATTGGACACCTCCTGGTCATCTTAGTCATAG ccggaatggaaaaggagaaagttcCAAAGATGAAAGTGAAGAAGGTGAAATCAGCGATATGGAAGGTAGTCAAGTATCATTGCCTAGAAGTTATACACTTCCTcgagaatttaaatattatcactcTACTAATATGCTTAGAGATAAAGATCGATGCGGTGGTACTAATAAAGTACAACCATCTAGATTTTATTTACCTTCTACTTACAGTTCTGATG GAGATGTAGATAGTGCAGATAATGAGGAGGAAACAGATTCTGAATTACAAGTTGTTATGAAGGAAGGTCACAATTGTAGTTCCGACAGAACTCAGCAACGAAAATATGcactaaaaaataatgaaggaaCAGATTTATCTAGTAATAATTGTGATGCTTCTACTGATATTGcaatatctaataattctcatcataataatttatatggtATTCTACGACCTAATCAACTTTTTAAAGTTAGAGTAAAAcatgaaacaaaattataa
- the LOC124956235 gene encoding uncharacterized protein LOC124956235 has translation MEDQHVDYDIHMYLLELNLTCYMAFFRKMKLQMFLQLTEEDLINLKMNISVHRNRLLEFLNQFHCKPWDKMSLHLYLYDSSYTFYHGLTCVSKVADQIMIMTSTFHYIKKNVNNHFFENMFINDAQISEYINTLKSTEKELVNIKKRLLQLKTLAKKIKRENPLKIPPSYIGPKVTKNFYFKPIILSILLVCGMYLTKVQVYK, from the exons ATGGAAGATCAACATGTGGActatgatatacatatgtatttgttaGAGTTGAATCTAACTTGTTATATGGcgttttttagaaaaatgaagtTACAGATGTTTTTGCAATTAACTGAAGAAGATctcataaatttaaaaatgaatattagtGTCCATAGAAATCGACTTTTAGAATTTCTAAATCAATTTCATTGTAAACCATGGGACAAGATGTCcctacatttatatttatatgattctTCTTACAC attttatcATGGGCTTACATGTGTGAGTAAAGTTGCTGAtcaaataatgattatgacttctacttttcattatataaaaaaaaatgtgaataatcatttttttgaaaatatgttTATCAATGATGCACAAATAtctgaatatataaatacacttAAAAGTACTGAAAAGGaacttgtaaatataaaaaaaagacttCTGCAACTAAAAACTCTTGCAAAGAAg ataaaacgagaaaatcCTTTAAAGATTCCTCCATCTTACATCGGTCCAAAAGTAaccaaaaatttttattttaaacctATAATATTGAGTATACTATTAGTATGTGGAATGTATTTAACTAAGGTACAagtctataaataa
- the LOC124956173 gene encoding uncharacterized protein LOC124956173 isoform X1 → MAQHRQPQQNEFLPLCDVLFNIISLASYFCDIVFDFAMVYALAHHSVGQPTVFPLSITFITTSLLACQIVSIRWYLWGARGKLIDNDDTNRDCNVNPCKKTGNWTLGCVLLLHTTQAGVLWRYFKLFIPVDLAYVKHEVRELCVLRLIHAFCEAAPMLLLQLYLLSIGINDNLGIENEKIKSGEVKDSEKLTKLTAVSAGLSLWSVCWAVASFSKGAARLRNLERLVLTWLGVLAQLFWRLGTVSARVGALVVYASLYGGQWLLIVMALHWLSMLTWLLLTPDGLFHVGERLPLMRKSILASMLAFVYIFAYVNLHETNHRQKMVIFYTVMLLENSLLTGVWAVGINRSDLHLHQPNPVNLVLTLVALFFCGMFFMALYYRFFHIRRLTYEVGGRMTTSNLAIMSNQDNSEERNIDYVKEKKIDKDVATRKVKLNNSGIPGVFNCRFANAAVVNPNRKKKKPTTFVPPPPPQDQSTSTVTPITAGEDSKQWINGNNGHQQIIPFWKKAASFSNVLQSDDSNIQKNITEAETSTSSSVNLIREKLRQKKQQQLRELKAIQEEIKEGKLFPPLSASPSTFSSSPSVLNQQPPPSKKLHTSPNTILFTSPSLVSDGDEGVTLTSWPPVKMHCLLPPPPVSPYHSNSHSSSLWKVSQREKTNVPEILLAPRCLPIHCAHWTPPGHLSHSRNGKGESSKDESEEGEISDMEGSQVSLPRSYTLPREFKYYHSTNMLRDKDRCGGTNKVQPSRFYLPSTYSSDGDVDSADNEEETDSELQVVMKEGHNCSSDRTQQRKYALKNNEGTDLSSNNCDASTDIAISNNSHHNNLYGILRPNQLFKVRVKHETKL, encoded by the exons ATGGCCCAGCATAGGCAACCACAACAAAACGAATTTTTACCATTATGTGATGTTctgtttaatataatttcccTTGCATCATATTTTTGTGACATTGTTTTCGATTTTGCAATGGTTTATGCACTTGCTCATCATTCGGTAGGACAACCTACTGTTTTTCCCTTAAGCATTACTTTTATAACGACGTCTTTGCTTGCCTGCCAG atAGTTAGCATACGTTGGTATTTATGGGGTGCAAGAGGTAAATTAATAGACAATGATGATACAAACAGGGATTGTAATGTAAACCCGTGTAAAAAGACTGGTAATTGGACTTTGGGTTGTGTATTATTACTTCATACAACACAAGCTGGAGTACTCTGGAGATATTTTAAGTTGTTTATTCCAGTTGATTTAGCTTATGTTAAACATGAG GTGCGAGAGTTGTGTGTATTACGTCTTATACATGCATTCTGCGAAGCTGCACCCATGTTACTATTacaactatatttattatctattggaattaatgacaatttaggtatagaaaatgaaaaaataaaaagtggtGAAGTGAAGGACAGTGAAAAGTTAACAAAATTAACAGCAGTGTCAGCTGGACTATCCTTATGGAGTGTTTGTTGGGCAGTAGCTAGTTTTAGTAAAGGTGCAGCACGTCTTCGTAATCTAGAACGTTTGGTACTTACATGGTTAGGTGTATTAGCTCAATTATTTTGGCGTCTTGGAACTGTAAGTGCACGAGTTGGAGCATTAGTTGTATATGCATCGCTTTATGGTGGACAGTGGCTATTAATTGTGATGGCACTTCATTGGCTTTCTATGTTAACGTGGTTATTACTCACACCTGATGGACTCTTCCATGTAGGTGAGCGTCTTCCACTTATGAGAAAAAGTATTTTGGCCTCTATGTTGgcatttgtttatatatttgcatatgtAAATCTACATGAGACCAATCATCGCCAAAAAATG gtaatattttataccgTAATGTTATTGGAAAATAGTTTACTTACTGGAGTATGGGCTGTAGGTATAAATAGAAGtgatcttcatcttcatcaaCCAAATCCAGTAAACTTAGTACTTACACTTGtagcattatttttttgtgGTATGTTCTTTATGGCATTGTATTATAG ATTCTTTCATATAAGAAGATTAACATATGAAGTTGGTGGTAGAATGACTACTTCAAATCTTGCAATTATGTCTAACCAG GACAATTCAGAAGAAAGGAATATAGATtatgtaaaggaaaaaaaaattgataaagatgTAGCaacaagaaaagtaaaattaaataatagtgGTATACCTGGTGTATTTAATTGTCGTTTTGCTAATGCAGCAGTAGTAAATCCaaatcgtaaaaagaaaaagcctaCTACATTTGTACCTCCACCACCTCCGCAAGATCAATCTACATCTACTGTAACTCCTATTACCGCAGGTGAAGATAGTAAACAGTGGATTAATGGAAACAATGGACACCAACAGATAATACCGTTTTGGAAAAAAGCTGCATCGTTTTCCAATGTGTTGCAg AGTGATGAttcaaatatacaaaaaaatataaccgAAGCAGAGACAAGTACTTCTTCGAGCGTAAATTTAATACGAGAGAAATTAAGGCAAAAAAAACAGCAACAACTTCGCGAGCTTAAAGCTATacaagaagagataaaagaaggaaaattatttcctCCTCTATCAGCATCTCCATCTACGTTTTCATCTTCTCCATCAGTATTAAATCAACAACCACCACCAAGCAAGAAGTTGCATACTTCTCCAAAcactatattatttacatcacCCTCATTAGTGTCTGATGGAGATGAAGGTGTCACATTAACATCGTGGCCACCAGTTAAAATGCATTGTttattaccaccaccaccagtaTCACCGTACCATTCTAATTCCCATTCCTCGAGTTTATGGAAAGTAtcgcaaagagagaaaacaaatgtCCCAGAAATTTTATTAGCACCTAGATGTCTTCCCATACATTGTGCTCATTGGACACCTCCTGGTCATCTTAGTCATAG ccggaatggaaaaggagaaagttcCAAAGATGAAAGTGAAGAAGGTGAAATCAGCGATATGGAAGGTAGTCAAGTATCATTGCCTAGAAGTTATACACTTCCTcgagaatttaaatattatcactcTACTAATATGCTTAGAGATAAAGATCGATGCGGTGGTACTAATAAAGTACAACCATCTAGATTTTATTTACCTTCTACTTACAGTTCTGATG GAGATGTAGATAGTGCAGATAATGAGGAGGAAACAGATTCTGAATTACAAGTTGTTATGAAGGAAGGTCACAATTGTAGTTCCGACAGAACTCAGCAACGAAAATATGcactaaaaaataatgaaggaaCAGATTTATCTAGTAATAATTGTGATGCTTCTACTGATATTGcaatatctaataattctcatcataataatttatatggtATTCTACGACCTAATCAACTTTTTAAAGTTAGAGTAAAAcatgaaacaaaattataa